One part of the Glycine soja cultivar W05 chromosome 11, ASM419377v2, whole genome shotgun sequence genome encodes these proteins:
- the LOC114374998 gene encoding uncharacterized protein LOC114374998 isoform X1 — MMEVTKDEAATPGAGGAQPRNPNPNPNPTPNPNPNPNPPHTTRGSKGKSCKGCTYYSSLHKAKSKNPTCVGFSRTLQQVPPFVVGESELEASKEGRSLTNFKYACVGYSVYLDNKDSSADSQDKTAKLPFCVGLEVVLEEKASNSHAGHVPATHKTEDEHAAPQPRRYIPPNHTTEFLNRFQRNAGLVASGVAKNLNRVGNYVKDLLNDILN, encoded by the exons ATGATGGAGGTCACCAAAGACGAAGCTGCAACCCCAGGAGCAGGAGGTGCTCAACCTCGcaatccaaatccaaatccaaatccaactCCAAAtccaaaccctaaccctaaccctccTCACACCACCAGAGGATCTAAAGGAAAATCGTGTAAGGGATGCACCTACTACTCATCGCTTCATAAAGCCAAGTCCAAAAACCCCACATGCGTTGGTTTCTCCAGAACACTCCAGCAAG TACCCCCCTTTGTTGTCGGAGAATCTGAGTTGGAAGCTTCCAAAGAGGGCCGCAGCCTTACCAATTTCAAGTATGCATGTGTTGGATACTCTGTCTACTTAGACAACAAAGATTCTTCAGCTGACTCGCAGGATAAAACAGCAAAATTGCCCTTTTGCGTTGGTCTTGAG GTGGTCTTAGAGGAGAAAGCTTCAAATTCACATGCAGGCCATGTTCCTGCTACTCATAAAACTGAAG ATGAACATGCTGCTCCTCAACCTAGAAGATATATACCTCCAAATCATACGACAGAGTTCTTGAACAG GTTTCAAAGAAATGCAGGCCTGGTGGCATCTGGTGTTGCCAAAAACTTGAACAGAGTGGGTAACTATGTGAAAGATCTCCTAAATGACATTCTAAACTAA
- the LOC114374998 gene encoding uncharacterized protein LOC114374998 isoform X2, with the protein MMEVTKDEAATPGAGGAQPRNPNPNPNPTPNPNPNPNPPHTTRGSKGKSCKGCTYYSSLHKAKSKNPTCVGFSRTLQQVPPFVVGESELEASKEGRSLTNFKYACVGYSVYLDNKDSSADSQDKTAKLPFCVGLEVVLEEKASNSHAGHVPATHKTEGFLVLFVLKMNMLLLNLEDIYLQIIRQSS; encoded by the exons ATGATGGAGGTCACCAAAGACGAAGCTGCAACCCCAGGAGCAGGAGGTGCTCAACCTCGcaatccaaatccaaatccaaatccaactCCAAAtccaaaccctaaccctaaccctccTCACACCACCAGAGGATCTAAAGGAAAATCGTGTAAGGGATGCACCTACTACTCATCGCTTCATAAAGCCAAGTCCAAAAACCCCACATGCGTTGGTTTCTCCAGAACACTCCAGCAAG TACCCCCCTTTGTTGTCGGAGAATCTGAGTTGGAAGCTTCCAAAGAGGGCCGCAGCCTTACCAATTTCAAGTATGCATGTGTTGGATACTCTGTCTACTTAGACAACAAAGATTCTTCAGCTGACTCGCAGGATAAAACAGCAAAATTGCCCTTTTGCGTTGGTCTTGAG GTGGTCTTAGAGGAGAAAGCTTCAAATTCACATGCAGGCCATGTTCCTGCTACTCATAAAACTGAAG GCTTTCTGGTCTTATTTGTCTTGAAGATGAACATGCTGCTCCTCAACCTAGAAGATATATACCTCCAAATCATACGACAGAGTTCTTGA
- the LOC114374160 gene encoding GATA transcription factor 7-like, producing MEVAAAKALKPSLRTEFIFPQAIYDEILCFNANNVVADEDFSMDDLLDFSNGEFQVGKDFDDYEEEEDEEKNSTSGSLQSQDRAEDDNNSNSTAGGGGHDYVFAGELSVPADDVADLEWVSHFVDDSLPELSILYPIHCSKKTRVWAEPESRLSPAQTVSKVPRKSRTEKPRKPNTRVWSSFTVFAGSVGFGELVTKKQKKKVEAQSGGAQSLRRCSHCQVQKTPQWRIGPLGPKTLCNACGVRFKSGRLFPEYRPACSPTFCGHIHSNNHRRVLEMRWKKQIAESVTGSDRKQLIPNY from the exons ATGGAAGTTGCGGCGGCGAAAGCGCTGAAACCAAGCTTGCGGACAGAGTTTATTTTCCCTCAAGCAATTTACGACGAGATTTTATGTTTTAACGCGAACAACGTTGTTGCCGATGAAGATTTCTCCATGGACGACTTACTTGACTTTTCCAACGGGGAATTCCAAGTTGGAAAAGACTTCGATGAttacgaggaagaggaagacgaGGAAAAAAACAGCACCTCCGGTTCCTTGCAGTCGCAGGACAGAGCCGAAGACGACAACAATTCTAATTCCACCGCTGGAGGCGGCGGCCACGACTATGTTTTCGCCGGCGAGTTGTCAGTTCCG GCAGATGATGTGGCAGACTTGGAATGGGTTTCTCACTTTGTGGATGATTCTCTCCCGGAGTTATCTATATTGTACCCCATTCATTGTTCCAAGAAAACAAGAGTATGGGCCGAACCGGAATCCAGATTGAGCCCGGCCCAAACCGTTTCAAAAGTCCCGAGAAAGTCGAGAACTGAAAAGCCTAGAAAGCCCAACACTCGTGTCTGGTCCTCTTTTACGGTGTTTGCTGGCTCCGTTGGGTTCGGCGAGTTGGTGACTAAGAAGCAGAAGAAAAAGGTTGAGGCCCAAAGCGGTGGGGCCCAGTCTCTGCGACGTTGTAGCCACTGCCAGGTGCAGAAAACACCGCAATGGAGGATCGGTCCACTAGGGCCCAAAACACTTTGCAACGCTTGCGGGGTTCGATTCAAGTCTGGTCGGCTTTTTCCAGAGTATAGACCGGCCTGTAGCCCGACCTTTTGTGGCCACATTCACTCTAACAACCATCGTAGAGTGTTGGAGATGAGATGGAAAAAACAGATAGCAGAATCCGTTACTGGTTCAGACCGGAAACAATTGATcccaaattattaa
- the LOC114376747 gene encoding subtilisin-like protease SBT3.9, whose translation MALAWNLVITLILLLLQQSCFLVTFASSNVHIVYMGDRMSQSEQQLVEDSHLDILLRILGSKVAARRSILYSYKHGFSGFAAVLSQPQAKLIADFPGVVRVIPNKILSLHTTRSWDFLHVKQDIVTGALSRGQSGRGTIIGIMDTGIWPESESFRDEHMDNPPLHWRGICQEGESFDHSHCNSKIIGARWYIKGYEAEIGKLNTSDGVEYLSPRDASGHGTHTSSTAAGVAVENASFMGLAKGLARGGAPSAWLAIYKICWSTGGCSSADILAAFDDAIFDGVDILSASLGSDPPLPTYVEDALAIGSFHAVAKGISVVCSGGNSGPYPQTVINTAPWLVTVAASTIDREFSSRIILGNNQTLQGQSLYTGKDLSKFYPIVFGEDIAASDSDEESARSCNSGSLNSTLAKGKAILCFQSRSQRSATVAIRTVTEAGGAGLIFAQFPTKDVDTSWSKPCVQVDFITGTTILSYMEATRNPVIKFSKTKTVVGRQLSPEVAFFSSRGPSSLSPSVLKPDIAAPGVNILAAWSPASSARLVSDAENEDETELHPLNFNIESGTSMACPHITGIVALIKTIHPTWSPAAIKSALVTTASLKNEYKEYIWAEGAPHKQADPFDYGGGHVDPNKVTDPGLVYDMKNSDYIRFLCSMGYNNTAISILTGFPTKCHKSHKFLLNMNLPSITIPELKQPLTVSRTVTNVGPVKSNYTARVVAPIGISVIVEPSTLAFSSKRKKMKFKVTFSSKLRVQSRFSFGYLLWEDGLHEVRIPLAVRSAVHEFCGQI comes from the exons ATGGCTCTTGCTTGGAATTTAGTCATCACTTTGATACTACTTCTTCTGCAACAATCTTGTTTCCTTGTCACCTTTGCCTCAAGCAAT GTTCATATTGTGTATATGGGTGACAGAATGAGCCAGAGTGAGCAACAGTTAGTTGAAGACTCTCACCTTGACATACTATTACGTATTCTCGGAAG CAAAGTTGCTGCTAGGAGGTCCATCCTGTATAGCTATAAGCATGGCTTTTCTGGATTCGCTGCAGTTTTAAGTCAGCCTCAAGCTAAGCTCATTGCAG ATTTCCCAGGGGTTGTCCGTGTGATTCCTAATAAAATTCTTAGTCTTCACACAACAAGAAGTTGGGACTTCTTGCACGTAAAGCAAGATATAGTAACCGGTGCTCTTTCTAGGGGTCAATCTGGAAGAGGCACCATCATCGGCATCATGGACACTG GTATTTGGCCTGAGTCAGAGAGCTTTAGAGATGAGCACATGGACAATCCTCCTCTACATTGGCGTGGTATATGCCAGGAAGGTGAAAGCTTTGACCACTCCCATTGCAACAG TAAAATTATTGGTGCACGTTGGTATATTAAAGGATATGAAGCTGAAATTGGCAAACTAAATACAAGTGATGGGGTAGAGTACTTATCTCCTAGAGATGCATCAGGCCATGGCACTCACACTTCATCTACTGCAGCCGGCGTTGCAGTAGAAAATGCAAGCTTTATGGGACTAGCTAAAGGATTGGCAAGAGGTGGTGCTCCATCAGCTTGGTTAGCCATCTACAAGATTTGTTGGTCTACTGGAGGATGCAGCTCTGCTGACATTCTTGCGGCATTTGATGACGCGATATTTGATGGGGTTGACATTCTTTCAGCATCTCTTGGCTCTGATCCTCCACTTCCTACTTATGTTGAGGACGCACTAGCCATTGGTTCTTTCCATGCTGTAGCCAAAGGAATTTCTGTGGTATGCTCTGGTGGCAATTCTGGTCCATATCCCCAAACTGTCATAAACACTGCTCCTTGGCTTGTTACCGTTGCTGCCAGTACCATTGATAGAGAATTTTCATCTAGGATTATCTTGGGAAACAATCAAACTCTACAG GGTCAGAGTTTATATACAGGGAAAGATTTGAGCAAGTTTTATCCTATTGTGTTTGGAGAAGACATAGCAGCTTCAGATTCTGATGAAGAAAGTGCAAG GAGCTGCAATTCTGGGAGCCTGAATTCAACCTTAGCAAAAGGAAAAGCAATTCTGTGTTTCCAGTCTCGGTCACAGAGGTCAGCCACAGTTGCTATAAGAACAGTAACAGAAGCTGGAGGCGCTGGTCTCATATTTGCTCAGTTTCCAACTAAAGATGTTGATACATCGTGGAGTAAACCCTGTGTCCAAGTTGACTTTATTACGGGAACAACTATTCTATCATACATGGAAGCAACTAG GAATCCTGTAATAAAGTTTAGCAAGACAAAAACAGTTGTGGGGCGACAGTTATCACCTGAAGTGGCATTCTTCTCGTCGCGGGGACCAAGTTCTCTGTCTCCTTCGGTGTTGAAG CCTGACATTGCTGCTCCTGGGGTTAATATTCTGGCGGCTTGGTCACCTGCTTCCTCTGCCCGTTTGGTATCTGATGCTGAAAATGAAGATGAGACAGAGTTACATCCCCTTAACTTCAACATTGAATCAGGAACTTCCATGGCATGCCCCCACATAACTGGTATTGTTGCACTTATAAAGACTATCCATCCAACTTGGAGCCCGGCAGCAATTAAGTCTGCCCTTGTCACAACAG CTTCTCTGAAAAATGAATACAAGGAATATATTTGGGCCGAGGGAGCACCACATAAACAAGCTGACCCATTTGACTACGGTGGTGGTCATGTTGATCCTAACAAAGTCACAGATCCTGGTCTTGTATATGACATGAAAAACTCAGACTACATTCGTTTCCTCTGTTCTATGGGCTACAACAACACCGCCATAAGCATATTGACAGGGTTTCCTACCAAATGCCATAAATCACACAAGTTCCTCTTAAACATGAACCTGCCTTCTATTACCATTCCAGAGCTAAAGCAACCCCTCACGGTATCAAGAACAGTCACTAATGTTGGTCCAGTTAAATCAAACTACACTGCTCGTGTTGTTGCTCCAATTGGAATATCAGTTATAGTTGAGCCATCAACCTTAGCATTTAGttccaaaagaaagaaaatgaaattcaagGTAACTTTTTCTTCCAAGCTACGAGTTCAAAGCAGATTCTCATTTGGATACCTGTTATGGGAAGATGGGTTGCATGAAGTCAGAATACCCTTGGCAGTTCGCTCTGCAGTACATGAATTTTGTGGACAAATATAA
- the LOC114376750 gene encoding SH3 domain-containing protein 2-like — translation MDAIRKQASKLREQVARQQQAVLKQFGGGGYGGSDNVVTDGVELQLHQRLEKLYISTRAGKHYQRDIVRGVEGYIVTGSKQVEIGTKLSEDSRKYGAENTCTSGNTLSRAALSFAQAHAQIEKERGNLLKALGTQVAEPLRAMVVGAPLEDARHLAQRYDRMRQEAEAQAIEVSKRQAKVREMPPNGENAMKLEAAEAKLQDLKTNMTILGKEAAAALAAVEAQQQRLTLQRLIAMVEAERSYHQIVLQILDQLEGEVTSERQRIETPTTPSLDNSMPPPPSYEEVNGVFASQAHNGSTDSMGYFLGEVLFPYSAVSEVELNLSVGDYVVVRKVTNSGWAEGECKGRAGWFPFSYIERRERVLASKVAEVF, via the exons ATGGATGCTATCAGAAAGCAAGCCTCCAAGCTTCGAGAACAGGTCGCTCGCCAGCAACAG GCTGTTCTGAAGCAGTTTGGGGGTGGCGGTTATGGAGGTTCAGATAATGTGGTTACTGATGGAGTGGAGCTCCAGCTACACCAGAGACTTGAGAAACTTTATATATCGACACGTGCGGGGAAG CATTATCAAAGGGATATTGTTCGAGGTGTAGAAGGTTATATTGTTACCGGGTCCAAGCAAGTGGAAATAG GAACAAAGTTGTCAGAAGACAGCAGGAAATATGGTGCAGAAAATACATGTACCAGTGGTAATACACTGTCGAGAGCTGCACTAAGTTTTGCGCAAGCCCATGCTCAAATTGAGAAGGAGCGTGGAAACTTACTAAAAGCTCTTGGGACACAG GTTGCAGAGCCATTAAGGGCAATGGTGGTGGGAGCTCCATTGGAGGATGCTAGGCATCTTGCTCAACGTTATGACAGAATGCGACAGGAAGCGGAAGCCCAG GCTATTGAAGTTTCTAAACGCCAGGCAAAAGTAAGAGAAATGCCACCCAATGGAGAGAATGCTATGAAATTAGAAGCAGCTGAAGCTAAGCTGCAGGATCTGAAGACAAACATGACCATACTGGGGAAGGAAGCAGCTGCAGCTTTGGCTGCTGTTGAAGCACAGCAACAGAGGTTAACTCTTCAGCGTCTTATAGCTATG GTTGAAGCAGAGCGTTCCTATCATCAAATAGTCCTACAAATACTTGATCAGCTTGAGGGAGAG GTGACATCAGAGCGACAACGAATTGAAACCCCCACTACTCCTAGTCTGGATAACAGCATGCCACCACCTCCGTCATATGAAGAAGTGAATGGTGTCTTTGCTTCTCAGGCACACAATGGATCAACAGATAGCATGGGTTACTTCTTAGGAGAG GTTTTATTTCCATATTCTGCTGTATCTGAAGTGGAGCTAAATCTATCAGTTGGTGATTACGTTGTTGTTCGAAAG GTGACAAACAGCGGATGGGCCGAGGGTGAATGCAAAGGCAGGGCAGGTTGGTTTCCGTTTAGTTACATTGAACGGAGGGAGCGGGTTCTTGCGAGCAAGGTGGCTGaagtgttttaa